One Georgenia wutianyii DNA segment encodes these proteins:
- a CDS encoding glycosyltransferase → MTAVAAPTPAAAEADPDVLVAVVTYNSAPLIEGFLRALPAALAGAGTARVVVVDNGSRDGTPDLVRTVAPWAVVLEVGANRGYAAGINLALSCSSARRGSYVLNPDAIPSPGSVDRLARAVETDTGLGIAVPRIVDEQGRLKLSLRREPTLWRALGEATLGGRRASRVPLLGEVVGDVDRYVDGATADWATGAAMFIAPRTVERVGPWSEDFFLYSEETDFALRTRDAGLRLALVADASVMHPGGELGTSPWLWSLAAVNRTRLYRRRHRALPSAAYWSAVLLNEVLRVRRGPQHREAVRALLRGVRFPVDTAPGPVQTGGARATR, encoded by the coding sequence GTGACGGCGGTCGCGGCCCCCACGCCGGCAGCGGCGGAGGCCGATCCGGACGTGCTCGTCGCCGTGGTGACCTACAACAGCGCACCGCTGATCGAGGGGTTCCTGCGCGCCCTGCCGGCGGCCCTCGCCGGCGCGGGCACCGCGAGGGTCGTCGTCGTGGACAACGGCTCACGGGACGGCACACCGGACCTCGTCCGCACCGTGGCTCCGTGGGCGGTGGTCCTCGAGGTGGGCGCCAACCGCGGGTACGCGGCCGGGATCAACTTGGCGCTGAGCTGTTCGTCGGCACGTCGCGGCTCCTACGTGCTCAACCCGGACGCGATCCCCTCGCCGGGCAGCGTGGACCGCCTCGCGCGCGCGGTCGAGACGGACACCGGGCTGGGGATCGCGGTCCCTAGGATCGTCGACGAGCAAGGTCGGTTGAAGCTCTCGCTGCGGCGTGAGCCGACGCTCTGGCGAGCGCTGGGAGAGGCCACACTCGGGGGCCGGCGCGCGTCACGCGTGCCTCTGCTCGGTGAGGTCGTCGGCGACGTGGACAGGTACGTCGACGGCGCGACCGCGGACTGGGCCACCGGTGCCGCCATGTTCATCGCGCCCCGGACGGTCGAACGAGTCGGCCCGTGGTCGGAGGACTTCTTCCTCTACTCCGAGGAGACCGACTTCGCCCTGCGTACGCGCGATGCCGGCCTGCGCCTCGCGCTCGTCGCCGACGCGAGCGTCATGCACCCCGGGGGTGAGCTCGGCACGTCGCCGTGGCTGTGGAGCCTCGCGGCCGTGAACCGGACGCGCCTGTATCGCCGACGCCATCGGGCGCTGCCGAGCGCGGCCTACTGGTCCGCCGTGCTCCTCAACGAGGTGCTCCGGGTCCGCCGCGGTCCTCAGCACCGCGAGGCCGTCCGGGCGCTGCTCCGCGGTGTGCGCTTCCCGGTGGACACCGCCCCGGGTCCCGTGCAGACGGGGGGAGCGCGGGCGACGCGCTGA
- a CDS encoding glycosyltransferase: MSSVRSITAASARAGAPRRRRALLVASTGGHLEQLWRLHERFRPPFDEVEWATFDEAQSRSLLAGQVVHHVPYIPPRGYGQVARAMVGARQILRSGRYDVVVSTGSGIALAFLPVARALGLQTHYVESAARADGPSLTGRLVSRVPGTSTYSQYPAWAGDRWQFRGSLFDGYEAVPAVPASPSGAAHRVVVTLGTMRRYGFRRAVEAVLRALPEVLAPDAEVLWQVGVTDCSGLPLDGRADVPAAELRRAIADADLVVAHAGIGSCLTALDAGRTPVVLPRRRSEGEHVDDHQELIARELDRRGLAVRRLPGELTAADLMAAMSRRVQRAESTREFTLGRV, encoded by the coding sequence GTGAGCTCCGTCAGATCCATCACCGCAGCGTCCGCACGCGCGGGCGCCCCGCGCCGCAGGCGCGCGCTGCTCGTGGCCTCCACCGGAGGTCACCTCGAGCAGCTGTGGCGTCTCCACGAGCGCTTCCGACCACCCTTCGACGAGGTCGAGTGGGCGACCTTCGACGAGGCGCAGTCCCGCTCGCTCCTCGCCGGGCAGGTGGTCCACCACGTGCCCTACATCCCGCCACGCGGGTACGGGCAGGTCGCGAGGGCGATGGTGGGCGCCCGCCAGATCCTGCGCTCGGGCCGCTACGACGTGGTGGTGAGCACCGGCTCGGGCATCGCGCTCGCCTTCCTCCCGGTGGCCCGCGCGCTGGGGCTGCAGACCCACTACGTCGAGAGTGCCGCGCGCGCGGACGGCCCCAGCCTCACCGGCCGGCTCGTCTCACGGGTGCCTGGAACCAGCACCTACAGCCAGTACCCCGCGTGGGCGGGCGATCGCTGGCAGTTCCGCGGCTCCCTGTTCGACGGGTACGAGGCCGTGCCCGCCGTGCCCGCCTCGCCCTCCGGGGCAGCGCACCGGGTGGTGGTCACCCTCGGGACGATGCGCCGTTACGGGTTCCGCCGGGCGGTGGAGGCCGTGCTCCGCGCGCTGCCCGAGGTCCTGGCGCCGGACGCCGAGGTGCTCTGGCAGGTGGGCGTCACCGACTGCTCGGGCCTGCCGCTCGACGGCCGGGCGGACGTCCCCGCGGCAGAGCTGCGCAGGGCGATCGCCGACGCCGACCTCGTCGTCGCGCACGCCGGGATCGGCTCGTGCCTCACGGCGCTGGACGCCGGTCGCACCCCCGTGGTGCTGCCGCGACGGCGGAGCGAGGGCGAGCACGTGGACGACCACCAGGAGCTCATCGCGCGCGAGCTGGACCGGCGCGGACTGGCGGTCCGCAGACTGCCCGGGGAGCTCACCGCGGCGGACCTCATGGCGGCGATGTCACGGCGCGTCCAACGAGCAGAAAGCACCCGAGAATTCACTCTCGGAAGGGTGTGA
- a CDS encoding Coenzyme F420 hydrogenase/dehydrogenase, beta subunit C-terminal domain, whose amino-acid sequence MREVPGVGRRPLPIASVNGTVTGDALAACPGRALAHDPGALDGAPLRGEWGPVLALYECWSTDPDVRHRGSSGGVTTALAAHAVTSGRATGALQVQADPGDPLRNVTVRNTTYATITAATGSRYSPASPCERLDLVEQAEGRTVFVGKPCDVAATRRAAELRPVLDGKLDVTIAIFCAGTPSTAATEKLVRRLGTDPADVVSVDYRGEGWPGLFRVRGTDGEVRSMSYAESWGGTLTKHRQWRCLVCPDHTGEFADLSVGDPWYREIGPDEPGRSLVVVRTEAGRAALMSALADGALAGEPLPLDRLPQSQPGLAATRGAVWGRVLTMALMGLKVPRYRHMPAFRLWWDLPLRGKVTSVGGTYRRARERGLRRPEVAAR is encoded by the coding sequence ATGCGTGAGGTGCCCGGCGTCGGGCGACGTCCGCTCCCGATCGCCTCCGTCAACGGAACCGTGACCGGTGATGCGCTCGCCGCCTGCCCCGGCCGCGCCCTCGCCCACGATCCAGGAGCGCTGGACGGCGCCCCACTGCGCGGGGAGTGGGGTCCGGTCCTCGCGCTCTACGAGTGCTGGTCCACCGACCCGGACGTCCGGCACCGCGGCTCCTCGGGCGGCGTGACGACGGCCCTCGCGGCCCACGCCGTGACGTCCGGGCGCGCGACCGGCGCCCTGCAGGTGCAGGCCGACCCCGGCGACCCGTTGCGCAACGTCACCGTCCGGAACACGACCTACGCGACGATCACGGCGGCCACCGGCTCGCGGTACTCCCCGGCCAGCCCGTGCGAACGGCTGGACCTCGTGGAGCAGGCAGAGGGCCGGACCGTCTTCGTCGGAAAGCCGTGCGACGTCGCCGCCACCCGTCGCGCCGCCGAGCTCCGGCCGGTGCTCGACGGCAAGCTCGACGTCACGATCGCGATCTTCTGTGCCGGAACGCCGTCGACAGCCGCGACGGAGAAGCTCGTCCGCCGGCTCGGCACGGACCCCGCCGACGTCGTCTCCGTCGACTACCGCGGCGAGGGCTGGCCGGGGCTCTTCCGGGTCCGCGGGACCGACGGGGAGGTGAGGAGCATGTCGTACGCCGAGTCGTGGGGCGGCACCCTCACCAAGCACCGGCAGTGGCGCTGCCTCGTCTGCCCGGACCACACCGGAGAGTTCGCCGATCTCTCCGTGGGCGACCCGTGGTACCGCGAGATCGGGCCCGACGAGCCGGGGCGTTCCCTCGTCGTCGTGCGCACGGAGGCCGGGCGGGCGGCGCTGATGTCGGCCCTCGCGGACGGTGCCCTCGCCGGCGAACCGCTCCCCCTCGACCGCCTTCCGCAGTCGCAGCCCGGCCTCGCGGCCACCCGCGGCGCGGTCTGGGGCCGCGTGCTCACCATGGCCCTCATGGGCCTGAAGGTGCCGCGCTACCGCCACATGCCCGCCTTCCGGCTGTGGTGGGACCTCCCCCTGCGCGGCAAGGTCACGTCCGTCGGGGGAACCTACCGGCGCGCCCGCGAGCGCGGCCTGCGGCGCCCGGAGGTGGCGGCGCGATGA
- a CDS encoding polysaccharide pyruvyl transferase family protein translates to MKTNSYAPIEAREDGIRIVLAGAPLDNDNRGVEALGTSVATYLAGAPSVERLSMLDGGWGVRTTPLPDSSAVVERIGVRNSRRWHRRESWTRVRIDQALGGLGNPLVARLTQADAVVDLSGGDSFTDLYGPQRLDTVCAPKEAALRSGRPLVLLPQTYGPFTTTDGRRRAERLVRSATIAYARDSWSHDRLLELAGPDAHSSRFREGVDVAFGLAPQRPDDAIAAHLDALAGEVVVGVNASGLLREVSAGERFGLAGDYIGTMTDMVKALVAAGAYVVLVSHVHGKHPLENDSAAFDLIDDALSPSERRRTWRLDPTLRAARLKWCIARMDWFTGSRMHATIAALSSAVPAFGYAYSDKARGVFGTCGTADQVADARDIAGAEAVEQAMASFSARDEVRRRLEDHVPAVVDRATEQLDEVLAAAQAWRAEGSAEVVA, encoded by the coding sequence ATGAAGACCAACTCATACGCCCCCATCGAGGCACGCGAGGACGGGATCAGGATCGTCCTCGCGGGCGCCCCTCTCGACAACGACAACCGGGGGGTCGAGGCGTTGGGGACCTCGGTCGCCACGTATCTCGCAGGGGCACCCTCGGTCGAACGGTTGAGCATGCTGGACGGCGGGTGGGGAGTACGGACGACCCCGTTGCCAGACAGCTCCGCGGTCGTCGAGCGCATCGGGGTGCGGAACTCACGGCGCTGGCACCGTCGGGAGAGCTGGACACGCGTACGGATCGACCAGGCGCTGGGTGGGCTCGGCAACCCTCTTGTCGCACGCCTCACACAGGCGGACGCTGTCGTCGACCTCAGCGGTGGCGACAGCTTCACCGACCTTTACGGACCCCAGCGTCTCGACACGGTCTGCGCACCGAAGGAGGCGGCCCTGCGTTCCGGAAGACCGCTGGTGCTCCTCCCCCAGACCTACGGGCCGTTCACCACGACCGACGGCCGACGGCGGGCGGAGCGGCTGGTGCGCTCGGCGACGATCGCTTACGCACGCGACAGCTGGAGCCACGACCGTCTGCTCGAGCTCGCGGGTCCGGACGCCCACAGCAGTCGCTTCCGCGAGGGGGTCGACGTCGCGTTCGGCCTGGCCCCCCAGCGGCCGGACGACGCGATCGCGGCGCACCTCGACGCGCTCGCCGGTGAGGTCGTGGTCGGGGTGAACGCGAGCGGGCTCCTGCGTGAGGTGTCGGCCGGGGAGCGTTTCGGGCTCGCAGGCGACTACATCGGGACCATGACCGACATGGTCAAGGCCCTGGTGGCCGCCGGCGCATACGTCGTGCTGGTCTCCCACGTGCACGGAAAGCACCCTCTCGAGAACGACTCGGCGGCGTTCGACCTCATCGACGACGCCCTGAGCCCCTCGGAGCGCCGGCGCACGTGGCGGCTCGACCCCACACTCCGGGCGGCTCGCCTCAAGTGGTGCATCGCGCGGATGGACTGGTTCACCGGTTCGCGCATGCACGCGACGATCGCCGCGCTCAGCTCCGCCGTCCCCGCGTTCGGCTACGCCTACAGCGACAAGGCGCGCGGGGTCTTCGGCACCTGTGGGACCGCGGACCAGGTCGCCGACGCGCGCGACATTGCGGGGGCGGAGGCCGTCGAGCAGGCGATGGCGTCCTTCTCCGCCCGCGATGAGGTCCGCCGTCGTCTCGAGGACCACGTCCCCGCCGTGGTCGACCGCGCCACCGAGCAGCTCGACGAGGTGCTTGCTGCGGCACAGGCGTGGCGGGCCGAGGGATCCGCGGAGGTGGTGGCGTGA
- a CDS encoding LuxR C-terminal-related transcriptional regulator — MRHLPPLVVLRAPRGFGKTSTVAYWLRSGALDDRTALWLTLPEHTTPAELWAAMHASLVSVGLTEPTVAPDRGAVDQVLRQLGRRLVVVVDGLHNLTDHAVDAELVELAQAHELVHLVVLTRVDTPIVSIGPATVDTTVLGVPELLLTTAEARLLATRLGLSAEEEELARLVADYAGWPALVRAALLDTRRGPDGRLVTEPTGAARYVSLILADPEQQKWGPIVRALAVPGPVQRDDLPVLFDDPEQRAAAELVMASSFTMVRANGYAVYPDGLRTAIVENLRTEDPERYRELNERVSRRRRRQQRPEEALRYAMRAESWPLVLAILEENWAQLLRRHTGQVTAAVQAMPRELVASSPRLVVARDYVLDRAVAVQAEAALRGGLLTPRARIPVGSMTTTQRLALRFDGTPTFGAEDILLGRLDSTLTSGEHGQHAPHVERAVPELLTQWALSLLYDNDGVGAVYGFALACQEAERLGDAPAAREAASATALAMALLGHIRVAEMWTEHAARFPVPPSRLEEVAEPLTLALVRGLRMEETPWPEPPQAGLEHGLAPLAALSRVAAAFADILFGRLERVRAELQRRTGDHEGEQEEVVRASVGALQVDLALAEGRIDRAGALLVGTHGGDSWSLASRARHAFYVGAYAEALRLTEQAASHAGTRPRVGLELLLLHACAAWRSGQREAAVDHLANAVSIAADTGVLSPFITVPRADLEAIAPAGSWARELLDQPPLAGTDTVFPEPLRAGQLSVAEMRVLRELRAGVPLAHIGRRLYLSESTVKTHVRRIYRKLGVSDRAHALERARELSLLDD, encoded by the coding sequence GTGCGTCACCTGCCGCCGCTCGTCGTCCTGCGCGCCCCGCGCGGGTTCGGCAAGACGAGCACCGTCGCCTACTGGCTGCGCAGCGGCGCGCTCGACGACCGCACCGCGCTGTGGCTCACGCTGCCCGAGCACACGACGCCCGCCGAGCTGTGGGCCGCGATGCACGCCTCGCTCGTGTCCGTGGGCCTCACTGAGCCGACGGTCGCCCCCGACCGGGGGGCGGTCGACCAGGTCCTGCGGCAGCTGGGCCGACGGCTCGTCGTCGTCGTCGACGGCCTGCACAACCTCACCGACCACGCGGTCGACGCCGAGCTCGTCGAGCTCGCCCAGGCCCACGAGCTCGTCCACCTCGTCGTCCTCACCCGGGTGGACACCCCGATCGTCAGCATCGGGCCGGCGACCGTGGACACGACGGTGCTCGGGGTGCCCGAGCTCCTGCTCACGACCGCGGAGGCCAGGCTCCTCGCCACGCGCCTGGGCCTGAGCGCGGAGGAGGAGGAGCTGGCCCGGCTGGTCGCGGACTACGCGGGCTGGCCGGCGCTGGTCCGGGCGGCGCTGCTGGACACGCGGCGCGGACCCGACGGGCGGCTGGTCACCGAGCCGACCGGGGCGGCGCGGTACGTCTCCCTCATCCTCGCCGACCCGGAGCAGCAGAAGTGGGGTCCGATCGTCAGGGCGCTGGCGGTCCCCGGTCCGGTCCAGCGCGACGACCTGCCGGTGCTCTTCGACGACCCGGAGCAGCGGGCCGCCGCCGAGCTCGTCATGGCGAGCTCCTTCACGATGGTCCGCGCGAACGGGTACGCCGTGTACCCGGACGGGCTGCGCACGGCGATCGTGGAGAACCTACGCACCGAGGACCCGGAGCGCTACCGGGAGCTCAACGAGCGGGTGAGCCGGCGTCGGCGCCGACAGCAGCGCCCGGAGGAGGCGCTGCGGTACGCGATGCGGGCCGAGTCGTGGCCGCTCGTGCTCGCGATCCTCGAGGAGAACTGGGCTCAGCTGCTGCGGCGGCACACCGGCCAGGTCACCGCGGCGGTGCAGGCCATGCCCCGGGAGCTCGTCGCCTCGAGCCCTCGTCTCGTGGTCGCCCGTGACTACGTGCTCGACCGGGCCGTGGCGGTCCAGGCGGAGGCAGCGCTGCGCGGTGGGCTGCTCACGCCGAGGGCCCGCATCCCGGTCGGGTCGATGACGACGACGCAACGCCTCGCGCTGCGCTTCGACGGCACACCGACGTTCGGGGCCGAGGACATCCTCCTCGGCCGACTCGACAGCACGCTCACGAGCGGCGAGCACGGCCAGCACGCCCCGCACGTCGAGCGTGCCGTGCCAGAGCTGCTCACCCAGTGGGCGCTGTCCCTGCTCTACGACAACGACGGCGTCGGTGCGGTGTACGGCTTCGCGCTCGCCTGCCAGGAGGCCGAGCGGCTCGGCGACGCCCCGGCTGCGCGGGAGGCGGCGAGCGCGACCGCGCTCGCGATGGCGCTCCTCGGTCACATCCGGGTGGCCGAGATGTGGACCGAGCACGCCGCCCGCTTCCCGGTCCCGCCGTCGCGCCTGGAGGAGGTCGCGGAGCCGCTGACGCTCGCCCTGGTGCGAGGCCTGCGCATGGAGGAGACCCCCTGGCCGGAGCCGCCGCAGGCGGGTCTGGAGCACGGCCTCGCGCCGCTCGCGGCACTCAGCCGTGTGGCGGCGGCGTTCGCGGACATCCTCTTCGGACGGCTCGAACGCGTCCGGGCCGAGCTCCAGCGGCGGACGGGTGACCACGAGGGGGAGCAGGAGGAGGTCGTCCGGGCCTCCGTCGGGGCCCTGCAGGTCGACCTCGCGCTCGCCGAGGGCCGGATCGACCGTGCGGGGGCGCTGCTGGTCGGCACGCACGGGGGTGACTCGTGGTCGCTCGCCTCGCGCGCGCGCCACGCCTTCTACGTCGGCGCGTACGCGGAGGCACTGCGGTTGACGGAGCAGGCCGCGTCGCACGCCGGGACCAGGCCGCGCGTGGGCCTGGAGCTGCTCCTCCTGCACGCGTGCGCGGCGTGGCGCTCTGGACAGCGCGAGGCCGCCGTCGACCACCTGGCGAACGCCGTGAGCATCGCCGCGGACACCGGTGTGCTCAGCCCGTTCATCACGGTGCCGCGGGCCGACCTCGAGGCCATCGCGCCCGCGGGGTCCTGGGCCCGCGAGCTCCTCGACCAGCCTCCGCTCGCGGGCACCGACACGGTCTTCCCCGAGCCGCTGCGGGCGGGGCAGCTGAGCGTCGCCGAGATGCGGGTGCTCCGTGAGCTGCGCGCCGGCGTGCCGCTCGCGCACATCGGACGACGGCTCTACCTGTCGGAGTCGACCGTGAAGACCCACGTGCGGCGGATCTACCGCAAGCTCGGTGTCTCGGACCGGGCGCACGCCCTGGAGCGTGCCCGCGAGCTGTCGCTGCTGGACGACTGA
- a CDS encoding right-handed parallel beta-helix repeat-containing protein has product MRATHILAAVAVALGGAITVAAPAAAVTAGVPDGTTLTPSGSLTITEDGTVIDGLDVHGNIHIKADDVTIMNTRVTYGGNHSIRVDSDVENAQILHSTVNCENPKKTNGITFGNYYAEGVAIEGCRHDFMSSEKSPAVVVDSTVDGVPYELNAGQLGESVLPEPAPGPESGRDGFPTAETTGVPDGVRLTDSGGLTITEPGTVVEGMHIRGTVTIAADDVTIRNSLIETGTPQYPVKVEKGVTGALIENVEIDNQDGTGIGVFFKGAGTLRGADIHSAEDGIRIEADNVTVEDTYIHDLFRQPGGHHDALQIRKGDNITIRGNNFQAYRAATDDPMNAAIQIGSLLGDDPISNLVVEDNLFNGGNFTINGGKGIVDSARYSRNQFGPNYRYGAVGNLADASRWDDSNVWQGTDTPVR; this is encoded by the coding sequence ATGCGAGCCACACACATACTCGCGGCCGTCGCCGTCGCGCTCGGGGGAGCGATCACCGTCGCAGCCCCCGCCGCCGCCGTGACGGCCGGAGTCCCCGATGGAACCACCCTGACACCTTCCGGAAGCCTGACGATCACCGAGGACGGCACCGTCATCGACGGACTCGACGTCCACGGCAACATTCACATCAAGGCCGACGACGTGACCATCATGAACACGCGGGTCACCTACGGCGGCAACCACAGCATCCGCGTCGACTCGGACGTCGAGAACGCACAGATCCTCCACTCGACCGTGAACTGCGAGAACCCGAAGAAGACGAACGGCATCACGTTCGGCAATTACTACGCCGAAGGCGTCGCTATCGAGGGATGCCGCCACGACTTCATGTCCTCGGAGAAGTCGCCCGCCGTCGTCGTCGACAGCACGGTCGACGGCGTGCCGTACGAGCTCAACGCCGGCCAGCTCGGTGAGTCGGTGCTGCCGGAGCCCGCGCCGGGGCCCGAGTCCGGCCGCGACGGGTTCCCGACCGCGGAGACGACCGGTGTTCCCGACGGCGTCAGGCTCACGGACTCCGGCGGCCTGACCATCACGGAGCCGGGCACCGTCGTCGAGGGCATGCACATCCGCGGCACTGTCACCATCGCCGCCGACGACGTCACCATCCGCAACTCGCTGATCGAGACCGGCACGCCCCAGTACCCCGTCAAGGTGGAGAAGGGCGTCACGGGGGCACTCATCGAGAACGTCGAGATCGACAACCAGGACGGCACCGGCATCGGGGTCTTCTTCAAGGGGGCCGGAACTCTACGTGGGGCGGACATCCACTCCGCCGAGGACGGTATCCGGATCGAGGCGGACAACGTCACCGTGGAGGACACCTACATCCACGACCTCTTCCGTCAGCCCGGTGGCCACCACGACGCCCTGCAGATCCGCAAGGGTGACAACATCACCATCCGGGGCAACAACTTCCAGGCCTACCGGGCGGCGACGGACGACCCGATGAACGCGGCGATCCAGATCGGCTCGCTGCTCGGTGACGACCCCATCAGCAACCTCGTGGTGGAGGACAACCTCTTCAACGGAGGGAACTTCACCATCAACGGGGGCAAGGGCATCGTCGACAGTGCGCGGTACAGCAGGAACCAGTTCGGTCCCAACTACCGCTACGGCGCCGTCGGCAACCTCGCCGACGCCAGCCGGTGGGACGACAGCAACGTCTGGCAGGGCACTGACACGCCGGTGCGCTGA
- a CDS encoding glycosyltransferase: MSHRADILMITYRSAGYLHLSLPRLLETLGERDRVWLWHNGDDEATLEALRPFRSDPRVHRYHHSRENVRLREPTNWLWQESTARFVSKVDDDCRVAPGWLDTFTAAHDANPELGVVGSWRHPDSDYLPALAQRKTVTLAGGHRLMRNLWVQGSGYLMPRALAVQHGGIREGEAFTSFCIRLAQAGALNGFYYPFVPEDHMDDPRSPHTLIRTDADLRDRMPLSAAANGVETVADWTAQLERSARVLQAASVDPRAYVGWRRKVSSARKKVARLAGRPAKW; the protein is encoded by the coding sequence ATGAGCCACCGAGCCGACATCCTCATGATCACCTACCGCAGCGCCGGCTACCTCCACCTCAGCCTCCCGCGCCTCCTCGAGACGCTCGGGGAGCGCGACCGCGTCTGGCTGTGGCACAACGGCGACGACGAGGCCACCCTCGAGGCGCTGCGCCCCTTCCGCAGCGACCCCCGGGTCCACCGGTACCACCACAGCAGGGAGAACGTCCGGCTCCGCGAACCGACCAACTGGCTGTGGCAGGAGTCGACCGCGCGGTTCGTCTCCAAGGTCGATGACGACTGCCGTGTCGCCCCCGGCTGGCTCGACACGTTCACCGCGGCCCACGACGCGAACCCCGAGCTGGGCGTGGTCGGGAGCTGGCGCCATCCCGACTCCGACTACCTCCCCGCGCTCGCCCAGCGCAAAACCGTCACGCTGGCCGGCGGCCACCGGCTCATGCGCAACCTCTGGGTCCAGGGCAGCGGCTACCTCATGCCTCGCGCCCTCGCGGTCCAGCACGGTGGGATCCGGGAGGGCGAGGCCTTCACGAGCTTCTGCATCCGTCTCGCCCAGGCGGGCGCACTGAACGGCTTCTACTACCCGTTCGTGCCTGAGGACCACATGGACGACCCTCGCTCGCCGCACACCCTCATCCGGACCGACGCCGACTTGCGTGACCGGATGCCGCTCTCCGCGGCGGCGAACGGCGTCGAGACCGTCGCCGACTGGACCGCCCAGCTCGAGCGCAGCGCACGCGTCCTGCAAGCGGCTTCGGTCGACCCGCGCGCCTACGTGGGGTGGCGCCGTAAGGTCAGCTCCGCTCGCAAGAAGGTCGCGCGCCTGGCCGGGAGGCCCGCGAAGTGGTGA
- a CDS encoding lipopolysaccharide biosynthesis protein, which yields MSWTLLGSWLSALVQIGTTMVLARLLTPADFGLMAMALTLSVIVTQFRQLGLSQAVVQRADLTWSQVNALFWVNAVAGLVLAALVAVGGVPLASFYDEPALVPICIALGAGFVVSGLSVQHGALLNRAMQFRRISMRDVLAGLLGSVAAIVAALLGMGVWSLVVQNVSALLFSTVLNWWAVPWRPSRPRQLAEALPLLRFGAHVSIANLFHTVSREADNVVIGRFLDAGVLGLYTRAYSLLMLPLRRIKTPIQSVMVPTLASLQEEPERYRRAYRAAISGLCHAGMPLVVVLAVGAREIVDVVLGDQWLAAAGIFQLLAVAGFVQLVSTTTGWIYTSTGRGRPYAGWAVLSGAVTVAGFLVGVRWGVDGVAASYAVSQVVLLVPGFVLACRHTSVALRDPFVAMTRPAVIALLVLGVSVTVRSVLPQDLGSAVVLLVVGASALVVWGSCMALWRGARRELAVLVRTVRSGRGAKQKLGAPAS from the coding sequence GTGAGCTGGACGCTGCTCGGGAGCTGGCTGTCCGCCCTGGTCCAGATCGGGACCACGATGGTGCTCGCCAGGCTCCTCACCCCCGCTGACTTCGGGCTCATGGCGATGGCGCTGACCCTGAGCGTCATCGTGACCCAGTTCAGGCAGCTCGGCCTCAGCCAGGCCGTCGTCCAACGCGCCGACCTCACCTGGAGCCAGGTGAACGCGCTGTTCTGGGTGAACGCGGTTGCCGGTCTGGTCCTCGCTGCGCTGGTCGCGGTGGGCGGCGTGCCGCTGGCGTCGTTCTACGACGAGCCGGCTCTCGTGCCGATCTGCATCGCGCTCGGTGCCGGGTTCGTCGTGTCCGGCCTGTCCGTCCAGCACGGCGCGCTGCTCAACCGCGCCATGCAGTTCCGGCGGATCTCCATGAGGGACGTCCTGGCCGGGCTCCTCGGCAGCGTCGCGGCGATCGTCGCGGCGCTCCTGGGGATGGGTGTGTGGTCGCTCGTGGTGCAGAACGTCAGCGCCCTGCTGTTCAGCACGGTCCTCAACTGGTGGGCCGTGCCGTGGCGTCCCTCGCGACCGCGTCAGCTCGCCGAGGCACTGCCGCTGCTGAGGTTCGGCGCGCACGTGTCGATCGCCAACCTCTTCCACACCGTGTCCCGGGAGGCCGACAACGTCGTCATCGGTCGGTTCCTCGACGCGGGCGTGCTGGGTCTCTACACGCGCGCGTACAGCCTGCTCATGCTGCCGTTGCGCCGGATCAAGACACCGATCCAGTCCGTCATGGTCCCCACACTCGCGAGCCTCCAGGAGGAGCCCGAGCGCTACCGTCGCGCCTACCGTGCGGCCATCAGCGGCTTGTGCCACGCGGGCATGCCCCTCGTGGTCGTCCTCGCCGTCGGTGCGAGGGAGATCGTCGACGTCGTCCTGGGCGACCAGTGGCTGGCCGCGGCGGGGATCTTCCAGCTGCTCGCCGTCGCGGGATTCGTCCAGCTCGTCTCGACGACGACGGGCTGGATCTACACGAGCACGGGTCGGGGCAGGCCCTACGCGGGCTGGGCCGTGCTCAGCGGGGCGGTGACGGTGGCGGGCTTCCTCGTGGGGGTGCGCTGGGGCGTCGACGGCGTGGCGGCGTCGTACGCCGTGAGCCAGGTTGTCCTGCTCGTCCCGGGCTTCGTGCTCGCCTGCAGGCACACCTCGGTCGCGCTCCGTGACCCGTTCGTGGCCATGACCCGTCCCGCGGTGATCGCGCTGCTCGTGCTCGGCGTCTCCGTGACGGTCCGGTCGGTCCTGCCGCAGGACCTCGGGTCGGCGGTCGTCCTGCTCGTCGTCGGCGCCAGTGCGCTGGTCGTGTGGGGTTCGTGCATGGCGCTGTGGCGCGGCGCTCGCCGCGAGCTCGCCGTGCTCGTCAGGACCGTCCGGAGCGGTCGCGGGGCCAAGCAGAAGCTGGGCGCACCTGCGAGCTGA